The following are encoded together in the Thunnus maccoyii chromosome 18, fThuMac1.1, whole genome shotgun sequence genome:
- the LOC121884546 gene encoding chitobiosyldiphosphodolichol beta-mannosyltransferase-like, translating into MVQSLQLLHVLLKMELQSHILMQNPPGLPGIAVSWLVCVLRGSRFVIDWHNYGYTIMSLSHGSTHPVVRLAKWYEHFFSPLASHNLCVTNAMKDDLQKNWGIKFDFVFHLSCCAAMYNNI; encoded by the exons ATGGTTCAGTCTCTGCAGCTTCTTCATGTGCTGCTGAAGATGGAGCTGCAGTCTCATATTCTGATGCAG AATCCTCCGGGTTTGCCCGGCATCGCAGTGTCCTGGCTCGTGTGCGTCCTGCGCGGCAGCAGATTCGTCATCGACTGGCACAACTACGGCTACACCATCATGTCCCTGAGCCACGGATCCACACACCCGGTGGTCCGCCTGGCAAAGTG GTACGAACACTTCTTCAGCCCTCTGGCCTCTCACAACCTGTGTGTTACAAACGCCATGAAGGACGACTTGCAGAAAAACTGGGGCAtcaagtttgattttgtttttcacttatCATGTTGTGCAGCTATGTACAACAACATTTAA
- the eef2kmt gene encoding protein-lysine N-methyltransferase EEF2KMT translates to MEHSELSQTSDTRKVNKTDILKDFQASFFAMSRLASLPWTFLENDLESNKSSELISDILKQTCLHSLCRKFPPSVRYRRLFLSELIRRLEASDCDPLDELYDALAEVVAAAETTECYKSYLLPCGDAVSLLENVAVISEGTTGLVTWEAALYLAEWALDHRQSFTGRTVLELGSGVGLTGVTVCRSCSPSRYVFSDCHPRVLQKLRDNVELNGLAEQTSPSVSVEELDWTGVTEERLKEIGADVVIAADVVYDPDIVGSLVKLLSKILRCSSAEVLPEVFICSTVRNLETYSGFKQQLENAGISHHVITGPVSKVFTYNRVSAIEMIKLYM, encoded by the exons ATGGAGCATTCAGAGCTGAGTCAAACCTCAGACACGAGAAAAGTGAATAAAACGGATATTTTAAAGGATTTCCAGGCGTCGTTTTTCGCTATGAGTCGTCTTGCGTCACTTCCGTGGACT TTTCTAGAAAACGACCTTGAAAGCAACAAATCATCAGAATTAATATCAGACATCCTAAAACAG aCGTGTCTTCACTCTCTGTGCCGGAAGTTTCCGCCATCAGTCAGATATCGGAGGCTGTTTCTGTCCGAGCTCATCAGACGG CTGGAGGCTTCAGACTGTGATCCTCTGGACGAGCTGTACGACGCTCTGGCCGAGGTTGTGGCTGCTGCGGAGACGACGGAGTGCTACAAGAGTTACTTACTG CCGTGTGGTGACGCTGTCAGCCTGTTGGAGAACGTAGCTGTGATCTCAGAGGGAACCACCGGCCTGGTGACCTGGGAGGCTGCTCTCTACCTGGCAGAGTGGGCCCTGGATCACCGGCAGTCCTTCACTGGCAG GACGGTTCTGGAGCTGGGCAGCGGCGTGGGGTTGACCGGCGTCACCGTCTGTCGCTCCTGCAGCCCGTCCAGATACGTCTTCAGCGACTGTCACCCCAGAGTCCTGCAGAAACTGAGAGACAACGTGGAGCTGAATGGTCTGGCCGAGCAGACGTCACCTTCGGTCAGCGTGGAGGAGCTGGACTGGACGGGAGTGACGGAGGAGCGGTTAAAAGAGATCGGGGCTGACGTCGTCATTGCCGCAG ATGTGGTGTACGACCCCGACATCGTAGGAAGTCTGGTGAAGCTGCTGTCCAAGATCCTGAGGTGTTCGTCCGCTGAAGTCCTCCCGGAGGTCTTCATCTGCTCCACCGTCCGAAACCTGGAGACCTACAGCGGCTTCAAGCAGCAGCTGG aaaaCGCCGGGATCAGCCATCATGTGATCACAGGACCCGTCAGCAAAGTGTTCACTTACAACAGAGTCTCTGCAATAGAAATGATCAAACTGTACATGTGA